Part of the Enterobacter pseudoroggenkampii genome, TGTTTGTTATCCCCGCGGGCGCACCGTCTGAGGCAAAAATAACGGTATTATTTTTGCGAACGATGAGGTTAATCGACAGCACGGGATCGTCCCCGCCGCCGTAACCTTCACGAAGGGCCTGGCTGAAGTCTTCCAGCACGGCGGTACGGTCCTGCGGGCGTCCGTCCATACGCTCGGCCAGGGTAAAAACGGTGTCGTACGTTTTACTGCCCGTGAGGATGGGAGGGCTGCGCAGGTCCTCCCAGAGAATGAAGGTTAAAAAAAGACACCACAGCAGGGTCAGCAGCAGCATCTGGGCGATGATAATTCGACGTACCAGCGTCGGGCGTCTCAGGTGATACCAGACGTTTTGCATCAGCCGGTCACCTTCTGAATGGATACGGTATCAATGACGTACCCGACGCCCCGCACCGTTCGCACATAGCCGTCGCCGATCTTTCGCCGCAAATTCCCCATATGCACGTCGAGCGCATTACTGAGGTTCTCTTTGTTGCCGAATATCCGTTCTTCCAGAAACCGTCGCGTAATCACGCGGTCAGCGCGCAGCATCAGCGTTTCCAGTAGCGCGTATTCACTGGCCGTCAGATCGATATGGCGCGCACTTACCGTCACGCGACGCGTCGGGACATGAAGAGATAAGCCTCGAATTTCTATCGCCTCATTCTCGAAACCGTAGCTGCGCCGCGCCAGGGCTCTGACTCGCGCGAGCAGCTCGGCGAGAATAAAAGGTTTGACGAGATAGTCGTCTGCACCGGCATCCAGCCCGCTCAGCCGATCCTGCAACGTGCCTCGCGCCGTCAGGATGATGACCGGGATTCCCTTGAGCTGCTGACGCAAACGCGTCATCAGGCTCATGCCATCGCCGTCAGGCAGTCCCAGGTCGAGCAAAATAAGTTCCGGC contains:
- a CDS encoding response regulator; its protein translation is MKILLIEDDLDLGNGVRIALSDQGFDVIWVRRKEDALHQLDVCVPELILLDLGLPDGDGMSLMTRLRQQLKGIPVIILTARGTLQDRLSGLDAGADDYLVKPFILAELLARVRALARRSYGFENEAIEIRGLSLHVPTRRVTVSARHIDLTASEYALLETLMLRADRVITRRFLEERIFGNKENLSNALDVHMGNLRRKIGDGYVRTVRGVGYVIDTVSIQKVTG